In the genome of Phlebotomus papatasi isolate M1 chromosome 2, Ppap_2.1, whole genome shotgun sequence, one region contains:
- the LOC129804813 gene encoding uncharacterized protein LOC129804813 has protein sequence MEIISKVAIFCTIICGCLCIISGLPVIDLTGGSLAIPAEETIGNSEPIPQSELALSELVAEQNTTENGTIKDLYVIRAVVYEIGILTDVPENETNTATNETELINERVDLTFFNAHKNDTHIDLGEIPLPIQTNVSGQVLTGIAPVNVGAIDVDHPEDILETLPITGTIVNITKSESSMFVVNTQNVTFDELNTYLDEDDLTKIPVVSNVIPAIENLETSNNIPLSEALSGLL, from the exons ATGGAGATCATTAGCAAAGTTGCAATTTTCTGTACGATCATCTGTGGGTGTTTGTGCATTATCAGTGGATTGCCTGTGATTGATCTCACGGGAGGATCACTAGCTATTCCCGCCGAGGAGACCATTGGCAACAGTGAACCTATTCCTCAATCCGAACTAGCACTGTCCGAGTTGGTGGCTGAGCAGAATACAACGGAAAATGGCACGATCAAGGATCTCTATGTGATCAGAGCTGTAGTCTATGAAATTGGAATCCTTACTGATGTACCTGAAAATGAGACAAATACCGCAACCAATGAGACCGAACTGAT CAATGAACGTGTGGATTTGACCTTCTTCAATGCCCACAAGAATGACACACACATTGATCTCGGTGAGATTCCTCTGCCCATCCAAACTAACGTCAGTGGTCAGGTTCTCACGGGAATTGCTCCAGTGAATGTGGGAGCTATTGACGTGGATCATCCAGAGGATATCCTCGAAACCCTCCCAATCACCGGCACCATCGTCAACATCACAAAGAGTGAATCATCAATGTTCGTTGTCAACACGCAAAATGTGACTTTCGATGAGCTCAACACATACCTGGATGAAGACGATCTCACAAAAATCCCCGTGGTCAGCAACGTGATCCCAGCTATTGAGAACCTAGAGACATCCAATAATATACCACTCTCAGAAGCCCTCAGTGGTCTTCTCTAG